The following proteins are encoded in a genomic region of Natrarchaeobius halalkaliphilus:
- a CDS encoding glutamate--cysteine ligase: protein MERGSPESFTRMGTLGVEEECFVVDETGRPTSGTDELVYEHDPPAILEERLDHELFKFVIETQTPLIEEPDDARDALLEIRRALSEHAHAHGYQIAAAGLHPLAKWRELEHAEKPRYRSQLDRIQYPQHRNTTAGVHVHVGVDDADKAVWIANELRWYVPIILALSANSPYWNGFDTGLESARAKIFEALPNTGMPTYFEDYEAFDRFERRMLETDSIADRGELWYDVRPHTAHGTVELRTPDGQADPDVVLAFVEYAHALVEALAAEYEDGATGRAPDHRRELLDENKWRAIRHGHDASFIDRDLEGTISLGELVDRECERLGIDGIKRVYERESGAERQRRLLETTGPDALCESLLLGVE, encoded by the coding sequence ATGGAACGCGGGTCGCCGGAATCGTTCACGCGCATGGGCACGCTGGGGGTCGAAGAGGAGTGTTTCGTTGTCGACGAAACGGGCCGTCCGACGAGCGGTACCGACGAGCTAGTCTACGAACACGATCCACCCGCAATCCTCGAGGAGCGCCTCGATCACGAACTGTTCAAGTTCGTCATCGAAACCCAGACACCCCTGATCGAAGAACCCGATGATGCGCGCGACGCGCTGCTCGAGATCCGCCGCGCGCTCAGTGAACACGCCCACGCACACGGCTACCAGATCGCCGCTGCCGGCCTCCACCCGCTCGCGAAGTGGCGCGAACTCGAACACGCCGAAAAGCCCCGGTACCGCTCGCAACTCGATCGGATTCAGTACCCACAACACCGCAACACGACCGCCGGCGTCCACGTCCACGTCGGGGTCGATGACGCCGACAAGGCGGTCTGGATCGCAAACGAGTTGCGGTGGTACGTCCCGATCATCCTCGCGTTGTCGGCAAACTCGCCGTACTGGAACGGCTTCGATACCGGATTGGAATCTGCCCGCGCGAAGATCTTCGAGGCGTTACCCAACACCGGAATGCCGACGTACTTCGAGGACTACGAGGCCTTCGATCGCTTCGAGCGACGGATGCTCGAAACCGACTCGATCGCTGACCGCGGTGAACTCTGGTACGACGTCCGTCCGCACACGGCCCACGGAACGGTCGAACTCCGGACGCCGGACGGTCAAGCGGATCCCGACGTCGTCCTGGCGTTCGTCGAGTACGCCCACGCGCTGGTCGAAGCGCTCGCAGCGGAGTACGAAGACGGCGCGACGGGCCGTGCACCGGACCACCGACGCGAGCTTCTGGACGAGAACAAGTGGCGGGCGATCCGTCACGGTCACGACGCGTCGTTCATCGACCGCGATCTCGAGGGGACGATCTCGCTTGGCGAACTCGTCGACCGCGAGTGCGAACGGCTCGGTATCGACGGCATCAAACGAGTGTACGAGCGCGAGAGCGGAGCGGAACGCCAGCGCCGGTTGCTCGAGACGACGGGCCCGGATGCGCTCTGTGAGTCGCTCTTGCTCGGCGTCGAGTAA
- a CDS encoding TatD family hydrolase, which yields MIDDETPVLDNHLHLDPDNHRGIDAVRDFARLGGTHLLVVNKPSWHLGVEAESGADFRPVFERTLEIVAAATDELEGRAWPVLGVHPGLISRLVDERGYTADQAREIMQGGIELAAEYVESGDALAVKSGRPHYDVDDEVWEASNAVMRRAFERAADLDCAVQLHAEASEDMTEVTEWADDVGLPAHRVVKHYAGGRLEGPVPSVTGQKDPLEVAADRGEPFLMETDYIDDPDRPGAVLGPKTVPRRVAWLLETGYDDAVRNAHVETPAMVYDIDTEGTLERSRTE from the coding sequence ATGATCGACGACGAGACGCCGGTCCTCGACAACCACCTCCATCTCGATCCGGACAACCACCGCGGCATCGACGCGGTTCGCGACTTCGCACGTCTCGGTGGCACTCACCTGCTCGTCGTCAACAAGCCGTCCTGGCATCTCGGCGTCGAGGCCGAGTCGGGTGCCGATTTTCGGCCGGTGTTCGAACGAACTCTCGAGATCGTCGCCGCGGCGACGGACGAACTCGAAGGGCGCGCCTGGCCCGTTCTGGGAGTTCATCCGGGACTCATCTCGCGCCTCGTGGACGAGCGAGGATACACGGCCGACCAGGCCCGCGAGATCATGCAAGGCGGAATCGAACTCGCCGCCGAGTACGTCGAAAGCGGCGACGCACTCGCAGTGAAGTCGGGACGGCCCCACTACGACGTCGACGACGAGGTCTGGGAGGCGTCCAACGCCGTCATGCGACGCGCGTTCGAACGCGCGGCTGATCTCGACTGTGCCGTCCAGCTCCACGCCGAAGCCAGCGAGGATATGACCGAAGTCACGGAGTGGGCCGACGACGTCGGTCTCCCGGCACACCGGGTCGTCAAACACTACGCGGGGGGCCGACTCGAGGGGCCCGTTCCGAGCGTGACGGGTCAGAAAGATCCGCTCGAAGTCGCCGCCGATCGAGGCGAGCCGTTCCTGATGGAGACCGACTACATCGACGACCCGGATCGTCCGGGAGCCGTCCTCGGACCCAAGACCGTCCCCCGGCGGGTCGCCTGGCTCCTCGAAACGGGGTACGACGACGCCGTCCGAAACGCTCACGTCGAGACGCCAGCGATGGTGTACGACATCGATACCGAAGGGACGCTCGAGCGCTCTCGAACGGAGTAG
- a CDS encoding DUF2150 family protein, with product MSNPPTEFYSEERWQNWIDRIKDEEIDPEDESSARLLLNLQDDTAIAIAKIVAAYDDDELEREDALGEIDDVRTIVLDEVDIEDEEKLILVDGVQTSLVCVFFAAEEYIANGPAEDGSVGDYLGAAADAEAEEDLDAALGYAAQAGTLIVDGDDLDISIAEDLEYGLVTEWINGLDSLQSAMSDPEVVEEDE from the coding sequence ATGAGCAATCCGCCGACCGAGTTCTACTCGGAGGAGCGCTGGCAGAACTGGATCGACCGAATCAAGGACGAAGAGATCGATCCAGAGGACGAGTCGTCGGCCCGCCTGCTGTTGAACCTCCAGGACGACACCGCGATCGCGATCGCAAAGATCGTCGCCGCCTACGACGACGACGAACTCGAGCGGGAGGATGCACTCGGTGAGATCGACGACGTTCGAACGATCGTCCTCGACGAGGTAGACATCGAAGACGAAGAGAAACTGATCCTCGTCGACGGCGTCCAGACGAGTCTGGTCTGTGTCTTCTTCGCGGCCGAAGAGTACATCGCGAACGGACCCGCCGAGGACGGAAGCGTCGGTGACTACCTCGGGGCCGCGGCCGACGCCGAAGCCGAAGAGGACCTGGATGCGGCACTCGGCTACGCCGCACAGGCCGGGACGCTCATCGTCGACGGCGACGACCTGGATATCTCGATCGCAGAGGACCTCGAGTACGGTCTGGTGACCGAATGGATCAACGGACTGGATAGCCTCCAGAGCGCGATGAGCGATCCGGAAGTCGTCGAAGAAGACGAATAG
- the hmgB gene encoding hydroxymethylglutaryl-CoA synthase: protein MTAVGIDAIEIWTGNLKLDLPGTFAPEKGEDPEKYTKGLGLNASSFPDSYEDIVTMGANASHRLMERKGLEPDGIGRIDVATESSFDNSKPVSTYVAGCLEGVFEGDFHHANKGERKFACIAGTQSLDDAYNWIRADRNRGRSALVIATDTALYARGDAGEATQGAGAVAMLISENPDLVELSTEQGYGSADETDFLKPNQQFPSVDGKRSVQVYLARMREALTDYESVAGDVHPDDIAFIPFHTPFPGMVRKAGLLGYRHITRDTTIEDDLADEIGRQPRREAFDDDEAFRDSVREYMDLLKGTDRYKAWYDATIDPTLTLSREVGNWYTGSVHIARVSALKNALEAGRDMAGETILVGSYGSGAQAEIHAETVQDGWTDEIEALNVDDQLADRYDLSWADYEEVHDVHNHEMDVDVEEFTTPDGEFVFDGWGRMGERKYRYVE from the coding sequence ATGACTGCAGTCGGTATCGACGCCATCGAAATCTGGACCGGGAACCTCAAACTCGATCTACCCGGGACGTTCGCTCCGGAGAAGGGCGAAGACCCCGAAAAGTATACGAAGGGGCTCGGCCTCAACGCCAGTTCGTTTCCCGACAGCTACGAGGACATCGTCACGATGGGGGCGAACGCGTCTCACCGGCTGATGGAACGCAAGGGCCTAGAGCCCGACGGTATCGGTCGTATCGACGTCGCGACCGAGAGTTCGTTCGACAACTCGAAGCCGGTTTCGACGTACGTCGCCGGCTGTCTCGAGGGAGTCTTCGAGGGTGACTTCCACCACGCGAACAAGGGTGAGCGGAAGTTCGCCTGCATCGCGGGGACACAGAGCCTCGACGACGCCTACAACTGGATTCGAGCGGACCGAAACCGCGGACGGTCGGCGCTGGTGATCGCGACCGACACGGCGCTGTACGCACGCGGTGATGCCGGCGAGGCGACGCAGGGAGCGGGTGCCGTCGCGATGTTGATCAGCGAGAACCCGGATCTCGTCGAACTCTCGACCGAACAGGGCTACGGCTCCGCCGACGAAACCGACTTCTTGAAGCCGAACCAGCAGTTCCCGAGCGTCGACGGCAAGCGGTCGGTTCAGGTGTATCTCGCTCGCATGCGCGAGGCGCTTACGGACTACGAGAGCGTCGCCGGCGACGTCCATCCGGACGACATCGCGTTTATCCCGTTTCACACGCCGTTTCCGGGGATGGTACGCAAAGCCGGCCTGCTGGGCTATCGCCACATCACTCGCGATACGACGATCGAAGACGATCTCGCTGACGAGATCGGCCGCCAGCCGCGTCGAGAAGCGTTCGACGACGACGAGGCGTTTCGTGACTCGGTTCGCGAGTACATGGATCTGCTCAAAGGAACTGACCGGTACAAAGCGTGGTACGATGCGACGATCGACCCCACGCTCACGCTCTCGAGGGAGGTCGGAAACTGGTACACCGGTTCCGTCCACATCGCTCGGGTGAGCGCGCTGAAAAACGCACTCGAAGCAGGGAGAGACATGGCCGGCGAGACGATACTCGTCGGCTCCTACGGCAGCGGTGCCCAGGCGGAGATTCACGCCGAGACCGTCCAGGACGGCTGGACGGACGAGATCGAGGCGCTGAACGTCGACGACCAGCTCGCAGACCGCTACGATCTCAGCTGGGCGGACTACGAGGAGGTTCACGACGTTCACAACCACGAGATGGACGTCGACGTCGAGGAGTTTACGACGCCAGACGGCGAGTTCGTCTTCGACGGCTGGGGGCGGATGGGCGAGCGCAAGTACCGCTACGTCGAGTGA
- a CDS encoding sulfite exporter TauE/SafE family protein: protein MDPLSLLGIDVVLFLVIGLLAGAHCIGMCGPLVTIYASRMSGEETSDVPSAGSTGASSNGRAGHLTSYEVRQHALFNIGRTASYTLLGGAFGALGGVLFVTTAQLTPIVDLARGGVGLLIGGFVIATGIYYLLGRTTGGISFPGLERVSGWLAARVDRLASGPGIVGLGAAHGLLPCPILYPAFLYAFATGSPTSGAVALAALGIGTIPAVFAYGTVIDAVDVVHRRRVHRLLGVAFVVLGYVLFAHGLMAVGIHVPHPELPFYEGIDAPGGHDHH from the coding sequence ATGGACCCCCTTAGCCTCCTCGGTATCGACGTCGTCCTCTTTCTGGTCATCGGCCTCCTGGCCGGTGCACACTGTATCGGCATGTGTGGACCGCTCGTGACCATCTACGCGAGCCGGATGAGCGGCGAGGAAACGAGCGACGTCCCATCGGCCGGATCGACCGGAGCGTCCTCGAACGGACGGGCGGGGCATCTCACATCCTACGAAGTCCGTCAGCACGCCCTGTTCAACATCGGCCGAACGGCGAGCTACACGCTCCTGGGCGGTGCCTTCGGCGCGCTCGGTGGCGTCCTGTTCGTGACGACGGCGCAACTCACGCCGATCGTCGACCTCGCCCGCGGCGGAGTCGGCCTCCTCATCGGCGGCTTCGTCATCGCGACGGGCATCTACTACCTGCTCGGTCGAACTACCGGCGGCATTTCGTTTCCCGGCCTCGAGCGGGTCAGCGGCTGGCTGGCCGCCCGCGTCGACCGGCTTGCCAGCGGACCCGGAATCGTCGGTCTCGGCGCGGCACACGGATTGCTCCCGTGTCCGATCCTCTATCCGGCGTTCCTGTACGCGTTCGCGACGGGGTCACCGACGAGTGGTGCGGTCGCACTCGCCGCGCTCGGGATCGGAACGATTCCGGCGGTCTTCGCCTACGGAACCGTTATCGACGCGGTCGACGTGGTCCACCGTCGGCGCGTCCACCGGTTGCTCGGAGTCGCCTTCGTGGTGCTCGGATACGTCCTGTTCGCACACGGGCTGATGGCCGTCGGAATTCACGTTCCACACCCGGAACTCCCGTTCTACGAGGGGATCGACGCGCCCGGCGGACACGATCATCACTGA
- a CDS encoding heavy metal translocating P-type ATPase has translation MDERSDEAGCTLCDLPVDGGGITDGENDFCCAGCRDVYDVLGAVETVDVDDVRQRRAQTQPEREVPPDHESTFLEVDGMYCASCEAFIESAAMETDGVSAASSSYVTETVRIDHDPEVVSLEELAEEISRLGYSAYARDDTFSRRQADNWEMGRVAVGVLMGMMVMLQYVVFIYPIYFGGLFYDERTTEFFEATLASDLATPFYLMIAALTTIVLAVTGKPILQGAYVGITTRSPNMDLLVAIAAVSAYLYSTLSIAVGGEHIYYDVTVAIIVIVTVGGYYESTLKREATERLSDLTTVQVDDARRVLEDRDGSGHEDVPVGELEAGDRVLVRAGERVPIDGDVVDGEAAIDEAVVTGESLPVTKSVGEEVVGGSLVADGAITVSVGEDATSTIDRITELVWDLQSSSHGIQKLADKLATIFVPLVLVLALVVTAAYLAVGAGVAAALLVGLTVLIVSCPCALGLATPLAVAAGIRDALERSIVVFDDSVFERIRDADTVVFDKTGTLTTGDMTVVDVDLEDDLLEQAAILERRSAHPVGRAIAARAPVADGGTTPATSVGDDDPDRDEPDDSSGETDDRIGSFESHRNGVSGVVDGDEIVVGHPDLFRTRGWEVPEAIADRIDDCRDTGRVPVAAGRDGTADGLVVVGDDLREGWGETLTTISESGADVVVLTGDDARSTVRLRDHRAVDRVFAGVPPEGKAETVERLSRTGRTVMIGDGTNDAPALAAADLGIALGGGTAMAADAADVALVDDNLSSVETVFELARSTDRRVKGNIGWAFCYNGIAIPLAVTGLLNPLFAAIAMGLSSLLVVTNSSRPLLEE, from the coding sequence ATGGACGAACGCTCCGACGAGGCCGGCTGTACGCTCTGTGACCTTCCCGTCGACGGAGGTGGGATCACCGACGGTGAAAACGATTTCTGCTGTGCGGGCTGTCGCGACGTCTACGACGTGCTTGGGGCGGTCGAGACCGTCGACGTGGACGACGTTCGACAGCGTCGGGCCCAGACACAGCCCGAGCGGGAGGTTCCGCCCGATCACGAATCGACGTTCCTCGAGGTCGACGGAATGTACTGTGCGAGCTGTGAAGCGTTCATCGAGTCGGCCGCGATGGAAACGGACGGCGTCAGTGCGGCCAGTTCGAGTTACGTCACCGAGACGGTCCGAATCGACCACGACCCCGAGGTCGTCTCGCTCGAGGAACTCGCTGAAGAGATCAGTCGGCTCGGATACAGCGCCTACGCTCGCGACGACACGTTTAGCCGCCGTCAGGCGGACAACTGGGAGATGGGGAGGGTCGCCGTTGGCGTCCTCATGGGAATGATGGTGATGCTCCAGTACGTGGTCTTCATCTATCCGATCTACTTCGGCGGGCTGTTTTACGACGAGCGGACGACGGAGTTCTTCGAAGCGACGCTCGCGAGCGATCTGGCGACGCCGTTTTACCTCATGATCGCCGCGCTCACGACGATCGTGTTGGCCGTGACCGGCAAGCCGATCCTGCAGGGAGCCTACGTCGGGATCACGACGCGGTCTCCGAATATGGATCTCCTCGTCGCGATCGCCGCCGTCAGCGCCTACCTCTACAGTACGCTCTCGATCGCCGTCGGCGGCGAGCACATCTACTACGACGTCACCGTCGCGATCATCGTCATCGTCACCGTCGGTGGCTACTACGAGTCAACGCTGAAACGGGAGGCGACCGAGCGCCTCTCGGATCTCACCACCGTCCAGGTCGACGACGCCCGGCGCGTTCTCGAGGACCGTGACGGGTCGGGCCACGAGGACGTTCCGGTCGGAGAACTCGAGGCCGGCGATCGAGTGCTCGTTCGGGCGGGCGAACGCGTACCGATCGATGGCGACGTCGTCGACGGCGAAGCCGCGATCGACGAAGCGGTCGTCACCGGCGAATCGCTGCCGGTTACCAAGTCGGTCGGTGAGGAGGTGGTCGGCGGATCGCTGGTCGCAGACGGCGCGATAACCGTCAGCGTCGGAGAAGACGCGACCAGCACCATAGACCGGATCACCGAGCTCGTCTGGGACCTCCAGAGTTCGAGCCACGGCATCCAGAAGCTCGCGGACAAACTGGCGACGATCTTCGTCCCGCTCGTGCTCGTCCTCGCTCTCGTCGTGACGGCCGCGTATCTCGCAGTCGGTGCCGGCGTCGCCGCCGCACTGCTCGTCGGACTGACGGTGCTGATCGTCTCCTGTCCGTGTGCGCTCGGGCTCGCGACGCCGCTCGCGGTCGCCGCGGGAATCCGGGACGCCCTCGAGCGCTCGATCGTCGTCTTCGACGACAGCGTCTTCGAACGAATTCGCGACGCCGACACCGTCGTCTTCGACAAGACGGGGACGCTGACCACCGGCGATATGACCGTCGTCGACGTCGATCTCGAGGACGATCTGCTGGAACAGGCAGCCATCCTCGAGCGTCGATCCGCACACCCGGTTGGACGGGCGATCGCCGCACGAGCGCCGGTCGCGGACGGCGGAACGACACCGGCAACGTCCGTCGGTGACGACGACCCCGACCGTGACGAACCCGACGATTCTTCCGGGGAGACCGACGACCGAATCGGATCGTTCGAAAGCCATCGAAACGGCGTCTCGGGCGTCGTCGACGGCGACGAGATCGTCGTGGGCCACCCGGACCTGTTCCGCACTCGCGGCTGGGAGGTTCCAGAAGCGATCGCCGATCGAATCGACGACTGTCGCGACACCGGCAGAGTTCCGGTCGCCGCGGGTCGGGACGGAACAGCCGACGGTCTCGTCGTCGTCGGGGACGACCTTCGGGAGGGATGGGGAGAAACACTGACCACGATCTCCGAATCGGGCGCGGACGTCGTCGTCCTCACGGGTGACGACGCTCGGTCGACGGTCCGACTCCGCGATCATCGAGCAGTGGATCGCGTCTTCGCCGGCGTTCCGCCGGAGGGGAAAGCCGAAACCGTCGAGCGCCTCAGTCGGACGGGCCGAACCGTGATGATCGGAGACGGGACCAACGACGCCCCGGCGCTCGCGGCCGCCGATCTCGGTATCGCGCTCGGCGGTGGAACGGCGATGGCCGCGGACGCGGCGGACGTCGCTCTCGTCGACGACAATCTGTCTTCGGTCGAGACCGTCTTCGAACTCGCCAGATCGACCGACCGGCGCGTCAAGGGGAACATCGGCTGGGCGTTCTGTTACAACGGAATCGCGATCCCGTTGGCCGTCACCGGGCTGCTCAATCCCCTGTTCGCCGCGATCGCGATGGGACTGAGCAGTTTGCTGGTGGTCACGAACTCCTCGCGTCCGCTCCTCGAGGAGTGA
- a CDS encoding AI-2E family transporter — protein sequence MSDRSELSGWLSERPGLTAVAAASATLGLLIVLPYLQYVLLGLILAYILVPAQRRLERYVGAMIAALTLVVVAVLAIILPLAYVLAIAFREALEIVTAVEEGSLSVDAIESRLEETGYAVDLVELSQTYQEPIAGGLQGVVTRGMELVTGLPNVLIGLTVTLFVLFALLRDREALVTWFERVLPMDDDIQRELHTELNQLMWASVVGNVVVAGIQAVLLGVGLALLGVPAVIFLTVATFVLALLPLVGAFGVWVPVALYLVAIDQPLVALTLVVYGSLVSASDTYLRPALIGRTSAFNSAIVVVGIFGGIVVFGAVGLFIGPVVLGGAKITLDVFARERANAIGLEAEETAADPAVDTAPGTGVESETTATDRDEDGTETGDDPGTTSGGGGTRETDSDRGPKSTERASGDHDEG from the coding sequence ATGTCCGACCGATCCGAGCTATCGGGGTGGCTCTCCGAACGGCCTGGGCTGACCGCGGTCGCGGCCGCGAGTGCCACTCTCGGTCTCCTGATCGTTCTCCCCTATCTCCAGTACGTTCTTCTCGGCCTCATCCTCGCGTACATCCTCGTTCCCGCCCAGCGACGGCTCGAACGGTACGTCGGGGCGATGATCGCCGCACTCACGCTGGTCGTCGTCGCGGTGCTCGCGATCATCCTCCCGCTCGCGTACGTCCTCGCGATCGCGTTCCGCGAGGCGCTCGAGATCGTAACCGCCGTCGAGGAGGGGAGTCTAAGCGTCGACGCGATCGAATCACGGCTCGAGGAGACGGGATACGCCGTCGATCTCGTCGAACTCTCTCAGACGTACCAGGAACCGATCGCGGGCGGGCTCCAAGGTGTCGTGACTCGCGGGATGGAACTGGTCACCGGACTTCCGAACGTCCTCATCGGACTGACGGTAACGCTGTTCGTCCTCTTTGCGCTGTTACGAGACCGCGAGGCGCTCGTGACCTGGTTCGAACGCGTTCTCCCGATGGACGACGACATTCAGCGCGAGCTACACACGGAGCTCAACCAACTCATGTGGGCCTCGGTCGTCGGAAACGTCGTCGTCGCCGGTATCCAGGCCGTGCTGCTCGGGGTCGGGCTGGCACTGCTCGGCGTCCCCGCCGTGATCTTTCTTACCGTCGCGACGTTCGTCCTCGCGTTGCTCCCGCTGGTCGGCGCGTTCGGCGTCTGGGTGCCGGTTGCGCTCTATCTGGTGGCGATCGATCAGCCGCTCGTAGCGCTCACGCTCGTCGTCTACGGCTCGCTCGTCAGCGCGTCGGACACCTACCTCCGGCCGGCGCTCATCGGACGCACGAGCGCGTTCAACTCCGCGATCGTCGTCGTCGGGATCTTCGGCGGAATCGTCGTCTTCGGCGCCGTCGGGCTGTTTATCGGTCCCGTCGTTCTCGGCGGTGCCAAGATCACGTTAGACGTCTTCGCTCGAGAACGCGCGAACGCGATCGGTCTCGAGGCGGAGGAGACGGCCGCCGATCCGGCCGTCGACACCGCCCCCGGAACCGGCGTGGAATCGGAGACGACGGCAACCGACCGGGATGAAGACGGTACCGAGACCGGCGACGACCCCGGAACCACGTCCGGCGGAGGCGGGACACGCGAAACGGATTCCGACCGCGGTCCCAAATCCACAGAGCGGGCGAGCGGAGATCACGACGAAGGGTAA
- a CDS encoding DUF7838 family putative zinc beta-ribbon protein: MALELDHECPDCGVERTFYRAASTTLHLGEKVKWHCPDCDYGFVRIGDNGTAVDSSVDA; the protein is encoded by the coding sequence ATGGCTCTGGAACTCGATCACGAGTGTCCTGACTGTGGGGTCGAACGGACGTTTTACCGCGCCGCGAGCACCACTCTCCACCTCGGTGAGAAGGTCAAATGGCACTGTCCCGACTGTGATTACGGCTTCGTTCGGATCGGAGACAACGGAACGGCCGTCGACTCGAGCGTTGATGCCTGA
- a CDS encoding cob(I)yrinic acid a,c-diamide adenosyltransferase, whose product MSIYTGRGDDGKTDLRDMTRVSKTSPRIEAYGTIDELNALIGTIRSTGYDDIDDRLRTIQNHLHVVQADFANPDPDDDDPAIGTDHVETIERWIDEYDEELEPLTSFILPSGSDHGSRLHHARTVCRRAERRAVDLAIHEEVNENAVQYLNRLSDGLFTFARVVNVREGEPEEAPAY is encoded by the coding sequence ATGTCTATCTACACCGGCCGCGGCGACGACGGGAAGACCGACCTCCGGGACATGACCCGCGTCTCGAAGACCAGCCCCCGAATCGAAGCCTATGGAACCATCGACGAACTCAACGCCCTGATCGGAACGATCCGATCGACCGGTTACGACGACATCGACGATCGACTCCGGACGATCCAGAACCACCTCCACGTCGTTCAGGCGGATTTCGCGAACCCGGATCCCGACGACGACGATCCGGCGATCGGTACCGACCACGTCGAGACGATCGAACGCTGGATCGACGAGTACGACGAGGAACTCGAGCCGCTGACCTCGTTCATCCTCCCGTCCGGGAGCGATCACGGATCCAGACTCCACCACGCCCGAACGGTCTGCCGACGCGCCGAACGGCGAGCCGTCGATCTCGCGATCCACGAGGAGGTCAACGAGAACGCCGTTCAGTACCTGAATCGACTCTCAGACGGACTGTTTACGTTTGCTCGCGTGGTCAACGTTCGGGAGGGAGAGCCCGAAGAAGCACCGGCGTACTGA